A section of the Bryobacteraceae bacterium genome encodes:
- a CDS encoding integrase, whose amino-acid sequence MGIIKRGRFWHYRIWVQGREYTGTTGLAATAQNKKRALQIAEERRREIIARLASGPELPVIPFDQAAGQFLAWARDVEYRAKPNTARRIQTSFASIIAWFADRPISEITPGAIEDYKAWRAREHMVRDVTIRHDLHALSLFFKYCMKHGWVSSNPVDQVAKPSDRDSIVQHVVTPDEESAYFAVASGTLYDVARLILLTGARPEEILSLRRGDVDLQRRTILIRGGKTRAARRTMHLLSEACAILERRMAMLRDSGPDAWLFPSTRRPGEHITKLNHQHDEACRRAGVSFRLYDLRHTFATRLAEAGCDINTLAAILGHSGLRLLTRYVHPTEQHRAAAMERLEEQRRASLRRVK is encoded by the coding sequence ATGGGCATCATCAAGCGCGGTCGGTTCTGGCACTACCGCATCTGGGTGCAGGGCCGCGAATACACGGGCACCACAGGTTTGGCCGCCACCGCACAAAACAAGAAGCGGGCTCTCCAGATCGCTGAGGAACGCCGGCGCGAGATCATCGCCAGACTGGCGAGCGGTCCGGAGCTGCCTGTGATTCCGTTCGATCAGGCGGCAGGTCAGTTCCTGGCATGGGCCCGGGATGTCGAATACAGGGCCAAGCCGAACACTGCCAGGCGAATCCAGACCAGCTTCGCCTCAATCATCGCTTGGTTCGCTGACCGGCCGATCTCCGAGATCACCCCTGGAGCAATCGAGGATTACAAGGCCTGGCGCGCGCGCGAGCACATGGTGAGGGACGTCACCATCAGGCACGACCTTCACGCACTGTCCCTGTTCTTCAAGTACTGCATGAAGCATGGCTGGGTATCCAGCAATCCGGTCGACCAGGTCGCGAAGCCAAGCGACAGGGATAGCATTGTGCAGCATGTTGTCACTCCCGACGAGGAGTCGGCGTACTTCGCGGTGGCGTCAGGCACACTGTATGACGTCGCTCGCCTGATCCTGTTGACCGGGGCCCGCCCAGAGGAGATCCTTTCGCTACGGCGCGGAGACGTCGACCTCCAGCGCCGTACCATCCTAATCCGCGGCGGCAAAACCAGAGCTGCCAGGCGCACCATGCACCTGCTCAGCGAGGCCTGCGCCATCCTCGAGCGGCGCATGGCCATGCTACGGGACTCGGGGCCGGACGCATGGTTGTTCCCAAGCACGAGGCGGCCTGGAGAGCACATCACGAAGCTCAACCATCAGCACGACGAGGCCTGCCGGCGGGCTGGTGTCAGTTTCCGGCTATACGATCTCCGCCACACGTTCGCCACCCGCCTCGCTGAAGCAGGCTGCGATATCAACACTCTCGCTGCCATCCTGGGGCACTCCGGGCTGCGATTGCTCACCCGGTACGTGCACCCCACAGAGCAGCATCGGGCGGCGGCGATGGAGCGGCTGGAAGAGCAGCGCCGGGCCTCGCTGAGGAGGGTCAAATGA